The DNA window CCCGATGCTCTCCACACCCATCAGTTGAGGCGCATCTAGCATGAGTGCGCTCAACGTGGGATCCTCGGTCGCTTTCTGCGCGACGCCGTGAAGCAATTCGTTGACAGCGTTGAGGTCCGCCGACGTCGGCACGGGAATGTCGATGACCGCGCGTGCCCAGTCCTTGGACAGGTTCAGCGACCGGACAATGTTGCCGTTCGGGATGGTGTACATCTCGCCTTCAGCGGTGCGGATCTTGGTCACCCTTAGCGTGACCTCTTCCACCGTCCCCAGCGACTCCTCTGCCGCCCCGACCATGCTGAGCTGTACGAGATCGCCGAAACCGTACTGCCTTTCGGTGATGATGAAGAACCCCGCCAGCAGATCCTGCACCAACTTCTGCGCGCCGAAACCGAGCGCGGCACCCAGCACCGCGGCGGGTGCCACCAGCGATCCCACCGGAATCGCCAGAATGTCGGTGATCTGAACCGCCACCATGATGAACAACAGCGCCACCGACACCCAGGAGATGACCGACGCAACGGCCTGCCGGTGCTTCGCACTCTCGGTGCGCACCAGCTGATCGCTTTCCTGATACTCGGCGTCGATGCGACGAACGACTCGCCGCGCGGCCCAGTTGATGAACCGGGCCGCCAGCAGTCCGCCGATGAGCAACAGCGCGATGACGACACCGCGGTCGAGGATCCAGCTGCCGATGTCGCCCTGCCAGAAACCGGTCCACCGGTCTGCCAGAGCGAGTGCGGTCAGGTTGCTATTCGTCATCTCGCCTGTTGCGCCAACGAATTCCGGCCTCGAGGAAGCCGTCGATATCGCCGTCTAATACGGCGGCCGGATTACCGACCTCGTACTCGGTGCGCAAGTCCTTTACCATTTGATACGGGTGTAATACGTAGGAGCGCATCTGATTTCCCCAGGAGCTTCCGCCGTCGCCCTTCAAGGCGTCCATCTCGGCGCGCTCTTCTAAACGCTTGCGCTCCAATAACTTTGCCTGGAGAACCCGCATTGCCGAGACCTTGTTCTGCAACTGCGACTTCTCGTTCTGGCAGGTGACCACGATACCGGTCGGAATGTGCGTGAGTCGAACCGCAGAGTCGGTGGTGTTCACCGATTGGCCGCCCGGTCCGCTGGATCGGTACACGTCGACGCGCACGTCACCCTCGGGAATGTCTATGTGATCGGTGGTTTCGGTGACGGGCAACACTTCGACTTCGGCGAAAGACGTTTGGCGCCTGCCCTGATTGTCGAACGGACTGATCCGCACGAGCCGATGTGTGCCCTGCTCCACCGACAACGTGCCGTAGGCGTACGGCGCGTGCACCGCGAACGTTGCGCTCTTGATTCCGGCTTCTTCGGCGTAGGACGTATCGAACACCTCGACCGGGTAGTTGTGCTGCTCGGCCCATCGCACGTACATGCGCATCAACATCTCGGCCCAGTCCGCCGCGTCCACCCCGCCCGCGCCGGAGCGGATATTCAGCAGCGCCTCACGCGCGTCGTACTCACCGGACAGCAGCGTGCGGACCTCCATCGCCTCGAGGTCCTCACGCAGCTTCTTGAGCTCGGTGTCGGCCTCGGCTTGGGCTTCCGCGGCACCTGATCCTTCTTCTTCGGCGGCCATCTCGTAGAGCACGGGCAGGTCGTCGAGGCGCTGCCGAAGTTCCTCGACGCGGCGCAACTCGCCCTGGGTGTGGGATAGCTCGCTGGTGACCTTCTGAGCCCGGGACTGGTCGTCCCACAGGTTCGGGTCGGAGGCCTCGTGTTCGAGTTTTTCGATGCGAACCCGCAGACCCTCGACGTCGAGCACCCGCTCCACCGTGGTCAGGGTGGAGTCGAGTGCTGCGATGTCGGCTTGCCGGTCGGGATCCACGGGAATTCAGGGTACCTGTGAGAGATCCCGACACAGTTATCGTGACTAGCGGCGATCGGGCAGCGTGCGCGTTTAGCATCGGAGATGGCAACAGCCCTGCCGCGACGCGACAGCCCCTTGCGCGTGGCCGGGCAGCGACAGAAAGCTATCAATGCGCCCCTATCACGTGGCGATCGTCGGCTCAGGCCCCTCGGGGTACTTTGCCGCCGCTTCGCTTTTGAAATTCGCTGACGCCTCAGAAGGGTCGGATGTCCGCGTCGATATGTTGGAGATGCTGCCCACGCCGTGGGGCCTGGTGCGCTCCGGTGTTGCGCCCGACCACCCGAAGATCAAGTCGATCAGCGCCCAGTTCGAGAAGACGGCGCTCGACCCCCGCTTCCGGTTCTTCGGCAACATTGTGGTCGGCGACCATGTGCAGGCCGCTGAGCTCGCCGAACGCTACGACGCCGTGATCTACGCCGTCGGCGCGCAGTCAGACCGGTCGCTGGGCATTCCCGGCGAGGACCTGGATGGCAGCGTGCCCGCCGTCGACTTCGTGGGCTGGTACAACGCTCACCCTGATTTCGCGGATCTTGCGCCGGACTTATCGTGCCGTCGCGCTGTTGTCATTGGCAACGGCAACGTCGCCCTGGATGTGGCGCGGATATTGGTCACCGATCCCGACGTGCTTGCGGCGACCGACATCGCCGACCATGCTTTGCAGATCCTGCACGACCGCGGCGTCGAAGAGGTTCTCATCATCGGCAGGCGCGGGCCGCTGCAGGCCCCGTTCACCACGCTGGAACTGCGGGAGCTCGGCGCGCTGGAGGGTCTTGGCGACGTCGACGTGATCATCGACCCCGCGGATTTCGCCGATATCTCCGATGAGGATCTGGACGCCGCAGGCAAGACCATCAAGAACAACATCAAGGTGTTGCGCGGATACGGTGAGCAGACGCCAAAGGGTGCCAAGCGCCGGATTGTGTTCCGGTTCCGCACCTCCCCGATCGAGATCAAGGGCACCGACAAGGTCGAGGCCATCGTGCTGGGACGCAACGAACTTGTCGTCGAGGACGGGCGCGTCGTCGCCAAGGACACCGGCGAACGCGAGGAAGTGCCCGCCCAACTGGTGGTGCGGGCCGTCGGCTACCGCGGGGTGAAATTGGACGGTCTGCCGTTCCACGAGCGCAACGGCACGATTCCGCATACCAAAGGCCGCATCGAGAGCCGCCGCAACGAGTACGTCGTCGGCTGGATCAAGCGCGGACCCACCGGAGTCATCGGTAGCAACAAGAGCGACTCGCAGGAAACCGTCGACACTCTGGTCGCAGATCTGTCGTCGGCGTCGCTGTCAGACTTCGGCAGCGATCACGGTCAGCAGCTGGCGGAATGGCTGGTCGAGCGGCAGCCGAAGGTGATCACCGACGACCACTGGAAGCTGATCGACGAACACGAACGCACATCCGGTGAGCCGCACGGTCGGCCGCGGGTGAAGCTGACCAGCGTCGCGGACCTGTTGCGCATCGCCCACGGCTGAGACCGCTAGTTCAAGAAGTCGCGGTGGGTCTGCGTCGGCGGAGGTGGACCCGCCTGCGGCGCGAATCGCCAGTTGTCCGGGTTCTTCGGCGAGTAGACGACGGGAAAGAGCTGCGACATGGTCGGCCACTGATCGACGTCGACCGCCATGCGCTGATAGATCACGTGCTCGTTGACCGTCGGTCCGTTGATCACACCGGTGATCGTGACGAACTGCTCTCCGGTGACGTCGGTTGGGCGCGGGCTGACGCCGGTGACCAGCAGCTGGCCCTCCATCCAGTCGCTGCCTGTGCGGCGGCGCCTCATAATCCAGGGGGCCGCGATGAGAGCGAGCACTCCGAACATCACGACAAGCATCCCGATTTCCCACACACCGACATGGTAGGACGGCAGGCATGACAACGGTCCGCGATGACATGGCCTTCGCGCTACAGATGGCCGACGCCGCCGACGCGCAGACGCTGGATCGGTTCGGGGCGCTCGATCTACGCGTCGAGACGAAACCGGACCTCACCCCCGTGACGGACGCCGACCGGTCGGTCGAGGAGCTGGTGCGCGCCGCATTGTCCGCGCAACGACCCGACGATGTCGTCCTCGGTGAAGAGTTCGGCGGAACAGCGGTTTTCACCGGTCGTCAATGGGTCGTCGATCCCATCGACGGAACCAAGAATTTCGTCCGCGGCGTCCCGGTGTGGGCCACGTTGATCGCCTTACTCGAGGACGGGGTCCCCATAGTCGGCGCCGTCAGCGCTCCGGCATTGCACCGGCGGTGGTGGGCCGGCCGCGGCGAAGGCGCGTTCACGTCCTTCGGCGGCCAGACCCGGCGCATTTCGGTGTCGGGCGTCGACGACATCGCGTCGGCAAGCCTCACGTACTCGGATCTCACCACCGGCTGGGATGGACTGCGCTCGCGATTCGTGGAGCTGACCGACGAGGTGTGGCGAGTGCGGGGCTATGGCGACTTCTGGTCCTATTGCCTAGTCGCCGAGGGCGCGGTCGACATCGCCGTCGAGCCCGAGGTGAAGCTGTGGGATCTGGCGGCGCTCGACATCCTGGTGCGCGAGGCCGGTGGCTTGTTCACGGACATCGCCGGGCAAGCGGGTCCGCACGGCGGCAGCGCGGTGGCCACCAACGGGCTTCTGCACGACGCGGTGATGGCGCGACTCGGTCGGTGAGTCCGGTGTTCGACGAGGCGATAGGCCACCCAACAGGGCTGAACGCGCCTAGCCTTGCGTCGGCGGGGATTGCCGGGAGGGGACCTTAGGTGCAGCAGCTGAGCTGGACAGACGACATGTTGCTGCGCGCCGAGCGGCCCGAGACTCCGATGCAGATTCAAATGCTGCTGATCTACGACCCGGCAACCGCGCCCGGTGGCCGTGTCACCTACAAAGGCATCCTCGAAGAGATCGAGAGCCGGTTGCATCTCGCGCCGACCTTCCGACGGCGGCTGACCGAGCTTCCGGGCGGCCTGCACATGCCGTACTGGGTGGACGATCCCGACTTCGATCTCGAGTACCACGTCCGTCACATCGCGCTACCGCAACCGGGAGACTGGCGGCAGTTGTGCATCCAGATCGCGCGCATCCATGCCCGGCAGATCGACTTGCGTCACCCACCGTGGGAGATGACCGTCATCGAAGGGCTGAACTCGGTGCCCGGCGTCCCGACGGGATCGTTCGCGGTGGGCCTGAAGTTGCATCACTGCGCGGCCGACGGGATGGAAAGCGTCGAACTGATGGCCGCCCTGCACGATCTCGCACCCGAGGGTCCGCGTCCCGATCCGCCCGAAACCCCCTGGAAACCAGGCGAACTGCCGTCGACGGCGACGCTGGTGTCGAAGACCGCG is part of the Mycolicibacterium tusciae JS617 genome and encodes:
- a CDS encoding mechanosensitive ion channel family protein, with the translated sequence MTNSNLTALALADRWTGFWQGDIGSWILDRGVVIALLLIGGLLAARFINWAARRVVRRIDAEYQESDQLVRTESAKHRQAVASVISWVSVALLFIMVAVQITDILAIPVGSLVAPAAVLGAALGFGAQKLVQDLLAGFFIITERQYGFGDLVQLSMVGAAEESLGTVEEVTLRVTKIRTAEGEMYTIPNGNIVRSLNLSKDWARAVIDIPVPTSADLNAVNELLHGVAQKATEDPTLSALMLDAPQLMGVESIGLETVNLRMVARTLPGKQFDVGRRIRVLVVAALRRAGIGAPTDGATPMVGAIVHPATTGGAEEGTQGSAEAKKP
- the hisN gene encoding histidinol-phosphatase: MTTVRDDMAFALQMADAADAQTLDRFGALDLRVETKPDLTPVTDADRSVEELVRAALSAQRPDDVVLGEEFGGTAVFTGRQWVVDPIDGTKNFVRGVPVWATLIALLEDGVPIVGAVSAPALHRRWWAGRGEGAFTSFGGQTRRISVSGVDDIASASLTYSDLTTGWDGLRSRFVELTDEVWRVRGYGDFWSYCLVAEGAVDIAVEPEVKLWDLAALDILVREAGGLFTDIAGQAGPHGGSAVATNGLLHDAVMARLGR
- a CDS encoding FAD-dependent oxidoreductase; protein product: MRPYHVAIVGSGPSGYFAAASLLKFADASEGSDVRVDMLEMLPTPWGLVRSGVAPDHPKIKSISAQFEKTALDPRFRFFGNIVVGDHVQAAELAERYDAVIYAVGAQSDRSLGIPGEDLDGSVPAVDFVGWYNAHPDFADLAPDLSCRRAVVIGNGNVALDVARILVTDPDVLAATDIADHALQILHDRGVEEVLIIGRRGPLQAPFTTLELRELGALEGLGDVDVIIDPADFADISDEDLDAAGKTIKNNIKVLRGYGEQTPKGAKRRIVFRFRTSPIEIKGTDKVEAIVLGRNELVVEDGRVVAKDTGEREEVPAQLVVRAVGYRGVKLDGLPFHERNGTIPHTKGRIESRRNEYVVGWIKRGPTGVIGSNKSDSQETVDTLVADLSSASLSDFGSDHGQQLAEWLVERQPKVITDDHWKLIDEHERTSGEPHGRPRVKLTSVADLLRIAHG
- the prfB gene encoding peptide chain release factor 2, whose amino-acid sequence is MDPDRQADIAALDSTLTTVERVLDVEGLRVRIEKLEHEASDPNLWDDQSRAQKVTSELSHTQGELRRVEELRQRLDDLPVLYEMAAEEEGSGAAEAQAEADTELKKLREDLEAMEVRTLLSGEYDAREALLNIRSGAGGVDAADWAEMLMRMYVRWAEQHNYPVEVFDTSYAEEAGIKSATFAVHAPYAYGTLSVEQGTHRLVRISPFDNQGRRQTSFAEVEVLPVTETTDHIDIPEGDVRVDVYRSSGPGGQSVNTTDSAVRLTHIPTGIVVTCQNEKSQLQNKVSAMRVLQAKLLERKRLEERAEMDALKGDGGSSWGNQMRSYVLHPYQMVKDLRTEYEVGNPAAVLDGDIDGFLEAGIRWRNRRDDE